The sequence CGACGGGCGAGGAGGCTCCCGCGTCGACGAACGTGGCGCCGCAGGTCAAGGCGTACCTCGACACCACCTTCTCGCAGCCGTCGCAGGCCCGGGTCATCGGCACGGTCTCCGACGACGGCCTGCCGTCGATCGACCTGACCTCGCGCTGGTCGGTCGTGGACGCGCCCGAGGGCGGCGAGGCGATCTTCGCCAGCCCGTCGTCGGCCACCACGGTCGTGCAGTTCACGGCCGAGGGCCGGTACGTGCTGCGGCTGACCGTGGACGACGGCGAGCTCACCACGACCAAGGACGTCACGGTCGACGCGACGCTCGGCGACACCGCCAAGGTCAACGTCGCGCTCGACGCCACCGCGTCCGCGTCGCGGGTCACCGGGTGGAACTCGGTGGCCGCGATCAACGACGGCAACGCGCCCTACCCGGTCTCGGCCGAGTCGGACGCGTGGGGCACGTGGGGCACGGCCGCGACCAACAACGCGTACACGGCCACGCTGACCTGGGACGACCCGGTCCGCGTCGACGAGTCGCGCATCCTGTTCCACAGCAACGGCGCGAGCGACGGCGTGCTGCCGCCCGCGTCGTGGAAGCTCGAGTACCTCGACGGGACCACGTGGCGCGACGTGCCGAACCCGAGCACGTACGGCACCACCGCCGGGGTGTTCAACGCGGTCACGCACGACCCGGTGACCACCACGGCGATCCGGGCCACGCTCGTGCGCCGCGGCGCGTCGTACCCCGGCATCATCGAGTGGCAGGCGCTCGCGGAGGCCCCGACCTCGGTCGAGGACGTCGCGGTGCGCACCACGCCCGGCACCGCCCCGGAGCTCCCGGAGCAGGTCGAGATCGTCTACGCCGACGGGACCCGGGCGCAGGCCCCGGTCTCCTGGCAGGCCGTCGACCCGGCGCAGTACGCCGGTGAGGGCTCGTTCACGGTGCTCGGCTTCGTCGACGGCACCTCGCAGCTCGCCCGGGCGACCGTGTGGGTGCGTGAGGTCACGGCGGTGCAGATCAACACGTTCGACGCGGTCGACGTGTCCACGCGCCGCAACGTCGCCCCGTCCCTGCCGGCCCGCGTCGTCGCGGTCTACAACGACGGCGGTCAGGCCTCCCTGCCCGTGACGTGGGACGCGGTCGACCCCGCCGACTACGCGACGGTCGGGACCTTCGAGGTCGAGGGCACGGTCGAGGGCACGGACAAGCGTCCGGTCGCCACGGTCACGGTCCTCGCGACCGCGGACCAGGCGCCGGTCGTCACGATCGCCACCGACCCGGCGATGCCGGCGTCCACCTGGTTCGACGGCCCGGTCGAGGTCACGGTCACCGCGACCGACGACGAGACCGCGGACCCGGCGATCGAGGTCCAGACCGGTGGTGACTGGACGCCGTACGACGGCCCGGTCACGGTCGACGCGGAGGGCAGCACCACCGTGCGCGCCCGTGCCACGGACGACGACGGCCTGGTCTCGAGCGTGCAGACGCTCGTGGTCAACATCGACACGGTCGCCCCGGTGGTGGCTGCGGCGTTCGAGCCCGAGGCCCGACGCCTCACGCTCACGGCGACCGAGGGCGGCTCCGGCCTCGCGTCGGTCGAGTACCGCGTGGGTGAGGGCGCCTGGCGGACCTACACGGGAGCCGTCACGCTGACGGACGCCGCGACGGTCACCTACCGCGCCACGGACAAGGCCGGCAACGTGTCCGACGAGGCGACGACCGAGGTCCCCGAGCGCGAGCCCGGCCAGTCGGTCAACGTCGCGCCCAACGCGACCGCGTCGGTCTCCGGCACCACGTCGTGGAACCGCGCGGCGGGCGTCAACGACGGCGTCGACACGGTCCCGGTGACCTCGCAGGCCTCGGCCTGGGGCACCTTCGGGATCACCGGCGCCACGCAGTGGGCCCAGCTCACGTGGGACGAGCCCGTCACGGTCGACACCTCCAAGGTGCTGTTCTTCGACGACGGCGGGGGCATGGAGATCCCCGCGTCGTGGACGCTGCAGTACCTCGACGGCGAGGACTGGGTCGACGTGCCGAACCCGTCGGGCTTCACGACCACGGAGAACGAGTACGACGTCGTCACGCACGACCCGGTGACCACCACCGCGCTGCGGGCCACGCTCACCAAGGGAGCGTCCGGCTACGTGGGGATCGTCGAGTGGCAGGTGCTGGACGTGGCGCCGTCGGGCGTCGAGGTGGACGTGCCGACCGGTCCGGTGCTGGCAGGCACCGGGTTCCCGGTGACGCTCGTCGGCGGCACGCCGGACACGGACTACACGGTCACGCTCGAGCCGGGCGGCACCGCCCTCGGCACGCTCACGACCGACGCGTCCGGCAACGGCGTGCTGCACACCGCGGCGCTGCCCGAGCGGCTCGAGGGCGGCGACTACACGGTCCGGCTGACCGCCGGCAGCGAGGTCCACGAGGCCGCGCTCGTCGTCGAGGCGGCCGACCTGCCGCCGCTGCCCGAGCTGGTCGAGGCGGGCACGGTCACGGTCACGGGGACGGCCACGGTGGGCTCGACGCTCACCGCGACGCCGGCCGGCTGGGGTCCCGAGGGCGTCGAGTACGCCTACCAGTGGTTCGCCGACGGCTCGATCGTCGCCGGTGCCACGTCGGCCACCCTGCCCCTCAAGGGCGCCCAGGCGGGCGCGACGATCGTGGCCCGGGTGACCGGGTTCGCGGACGGCATGGTCTCCGCCTCGGTGGAGTCCGCGCCGGTCGGTCCGGTGGCCGCCGGCGCCCTGAAGACCGGGAAGGTCACGGTCAAGGGCACGGCCAAGGTCGGCGTGAAGCTGACGGCGACCACGTCCGGCTGGGTCAAGGGCACCTCGCTCGCGTACCGCTGGAAGGTCAACGGCGCGGTGGTGCCGGGGGCGACGAAGGCGGCGTTCACGCCGCGGCCCGTCGACCGGGGCAAGAAGGTCGTCGCGCAGGTCCGGGGGTCGCTGCCGGGCTACACGACGACGGCCTGGGTCTCCTCGGCCGCCACCGCCAAGGTCGCCACGGGCACGTTCCGCGCCCCGCGGCCGTCGATCACGGGGACCGCGAAGGCGGGCGCCGTGCTCAAGGTGAAGGTCGGGTCCTGGACCCCGGCGCCGACGACGCTGCGCTACCGCTGGTCGGTGAACGGCACGCCGGTCTCCTGGGCCACCAAGCCCAGCTACACCGTCCGCGCCGCGGACAAGGGCAAGAAGATCACCGTCACGGTGACCGGCTCGCGCACCGGCTACACGACGAGGAGCGCGACCTCCTCGCCGGTGACCGTCGCGCGCTGACCGACGCGGGCGGCCGCCGGTGCTCCGGCGGCCGCCCGCTCGCTCGTCGTGCCCGCAGCTCTACCCGCAGCTCTCCCGGGGCCTGACCCCGAGGCCTCGCTCCGTCCCCCGCACGCCCAGCCGAAGGACAAGGTGGTTCTCCGCATGGCTCTCCCGACCTGGCGGCGCGGCTCGACCGCCGCCCTCACGACCCTCGCGCTCGTCGTGACGGGCGCGCTCACCGCCGCCCCCGCGCTCGCGGCCGACCCGCCCGCGCCCACCCGCACGATCACGTCGCCGGGCAACCCGATCATCGCCGACGGCTCGCTCTACACCGCCGACGCGGCGCCGCTCGTCGGCGCGGACGGGCGCCTGTACGTCTACACCGGCCACGACGAGGCGGCGCCCCAGCAGGGCGGCTTCGTCATGCACGACTACGAGATCCTGGCGACCGACGACGTCGAGTCGGGCGAGTGGGACGTCTACGAGCACGCCATGGACCCGGGCGAGGTCTTCGACTGGACGAGCGGCAACGCCGCCTACGCGGGCCAGGCGACCATCGGCGCGGACGGGCGGTACTACTGGTACGCGCCGGTCGAGACGACCGACACCTCGATGGCCAACCGCATGGCGATCGGCGTCGCCGTGTCCGACTCGCCGGTCGGCCCGTGGGAGGACGCGATCGGCGCGCCGCTGGTGACCTGGGCGGACGTGTTCGGCTCGTCCGCGAACGGCCAGGAGGTCATCGACCCGCACGTCTTCACGGACGTCGACGGCTCGGTGTACCTGTACTGGGGCTCGTGGAGCGTCGCGCGCGTCACCAAGCTCAAGACCAACATGGTCGAGCGGGACGGCGCGATCTCGACGATCTCCGGGCTGACCTCGTTCTACGAGGCGCCGTGGGTGTTCGAGCGCGGCGGCACCTACTACATGCTCTACGACTGGAAGCAGGGCGGCTCGTCCTGCACGCCGTCGAACTACCAGGCCTGCATCGGCTACGCGACGGCGTCCTCCCCGATGGGCCCGTGGACCTACCGGGGCATCATCCTGTCCGGCACGTCGGCGACGACCGTGCACCCGTCGATGATCGAGCACGACGGCACCTGGTACATCACGTACCACACCAAGGACGCCGTGGGCGGCGGTCACTTCCGCCGGTCGGTCGCGATCGACCAGGTGCAGTGGGACGGCACGACGATCCTGCCCGTGCAGCAGACGCGCCGTGACGACCCGGCGTACCGCCTCACGACGAACGTCGCGCTGGGCGCCCAGGTGTCCGCGTCCTTCACCGAGCAGCCCCCGATGCGCACCACCGCTGTCAACGACGGCTTCCGCGCGACCACCGCGCTGCTGCCGCCCGACCAGTGGGGGAACTACCGCGGCACGACGAGCTCGAACGAGACGGACTGGCTGTCCTACCAGTGGCAGGCGCCCGTGCGCGTCGACTCCGTCGGCATCCAGTTCCACCAGGACTCCAACTGGATCCGCCCGCCCGCGTCCTGGAAGCTCGAGTACCTCGACGCCGCGGGCGACTGGCAGCCCGTGCCTGGCGCCACCTACCCGACGACGGTCAACACCTGGCTCACGGTCGACTTCGACGCGATCACGACGACCGCGCTGCGGGCGACCTTCGCGGGCCGCGCGAGCGGTGCGTACTTCAACTCCGTCGCGGTCTCCGAGTGGGAGGTCTACGCGGTCCAGCCGACGGCGGTCGCGCCGATCTCGGTGAGCACCACGCCGGGCGTCGCCCCCGAGCTGCCCCCGGCGGCGCGGATCACGGTCGACGGCGAGGAGCTGTGGGCTCCGGTGAGCTGGCTCGCGGTCGACCCCGCCGACTACGCGACCGAGGGCACCTTCACGGTCCAGGGCCGAGCGCTGGGCTACGCCGACGCGCTGGTCGAGGCCACGGTCGTCGTCGACGAGGACGCCACGACGACCCCGCCGACCGACGACGAGGCGCCCACCGTCTCGATCTCGGTCTCGGGCACGTCCGGCAAGGACGGCTGGTACTCCTCGAACGTCACGGCGCGCGTGCGCGCCGAGGACGCCGTCGACTACCTCACGGACGTCTCGACGAAGGTCGGCGACGGCGCGTGGACCACGACGAGCGGCGTGCGCTACGCGGACGCCACCATCACCGCATCGGGCACGACGACGATCTCCGGCAAGGCCGAGGACTCGTCGGGCAACACCTCCGCCGAGGTGAGCCGCACGGTCAAGATCGACAAGGTCGCGCCCGTCGTGACCGCGACGCTCGACGCCGACGCGCGCACGGTCACCATCACCGCGACCGACGCGCTCTCGGGCGTCGACGCGATCGAGTACCGGTTCGACGGCGCCGGCGCGTGGCAGACCGCCACCGCGGGTACGCCGGTCGCGGCACCCGACGGCCTGCCGCACCAGCTGGTGCACCGCGTGCGCGACGTCGCGGGCAACACCGTCACCGGCACCACGACGATCCCGCTCGACGAGGACGCCGAGCTCACCGGCAACGTGGCGAAGTACGCCACGGCGTCGGCGTCGTTCACGGCGGGCTGGGAGAACGTCAACGGGCTCAACGACGGCACCAACGACCTGTTCGAGGACGCCGCGGCCAAGTACGGCTCGCAGTGGGGGACGTGGCCCCAGGTCGGCGAGCAGACCGCCCGCCTGACCTGGTCGTTCGACGTGAGCGTCGACTCGGTGGGCGTGTGGTGGTTCCGCGACAGCCCGGACACCGCGAACGCCGGCATGATCCCGCCCTCGTCCTGGGTGCTGCAGTACCTCGACGCCGACGGCACCACGTGGCGCGAGGTCACGCTCGACGAGGGTGCGACCTACGGCCGGACCGGCACGGGCTTCGACCGCGTCGACTTCGAGCCGGTCACCACCCGCGCGCTGCGGATCGTCGCGCAGTCCTGGGGGAGCGCCGAGGGCGGGGGCTCGACGGGCATCCGCGAGTGGCAGGTCGTCGCGGCCGCGGGTGAGGAGCCCGTGGGCGTCACGCCCACGGCGCCGACCTTCACCGAGGCGCTCGAGTGCGTCGCCGGCGTGCCCGAGGCCGCCACCGTCGTCGTCCCCGACGTCGAGGGCGTGGTCTACCGGGTGGACGGCGAGGTCGTCACCGGGTCGCTCGAGGTGCCGGCCGACGCGTCGGTCACCGTCACGGCCGAGGCGGCCGAGGGCTACGAGCTCGCGGACGGCGCGACGGCGCAGTGGACGCACACGTTCACCGCGCCCGACTGCCCGGTCGAGCTGGTCGAGGTCACGCCGGTGGCGCCCACCGCGGTCGCCGCGGTCTGCGTCGACGGCGCGCCCGCCGACGGGTCGGTCACGGTCCCCGAGGTCGAGGGCGTGCGCTACACCGTGGACGGCGAGGAGGTCACGGGTGACGTCCCGGCGACCGTCGGCACGACGGTCTCGGTCGTGGCGCGGCCGCTGCCCGGGTACGTCCTGGCCGGCGACGCGCAGGTGGTCACCTACGCGTTCGGCTTCCCGGCCCCCGACTGCACGCCCGCTCCCGAGCAGGTCGAGGTCGGCACGGTGACCGTGAGCGGGTCCGCCACGGTGGGCTCCCGCCTGACGGTCACGACGGACGGCTGGGGTCCCGACGACGTGCGGCTGGCCTACCAGTGGCAGGCCGACGGCGCGGCGATCGCCGGGGCGACCGGCTCGTCGTTCACCCTGACGCCCGCCCAGCTCGGTGCGACGGTCACGGTGCGCGTCACCGGGTACGGCGACGGGCTCGTCGGCGCCTCGGCGCTGTCCGCCCCGGTCGGTCCGGTCGCGAAGGGCACGTTCACCACGACGCAGCCCCGGATCGCCGGGTCGGCGAAGGTCGGCGCGACCGTCCGGGTCGTCGTCGGCTCGTGGACGCCCGCACCCACCTCGCGGACGTACCAGTGGTTCGCCAACGGTGCCAAGGTCTGGGGTGCCACGGGCACGACGCTCACGGTCGCCCCGGCGCTCGCGGGCAAGAAGCTCACGGTGCGCGTGACCGGCTCCCGCGACGGCTTCGTCACGGCCTCGGCGACCTCGGCCCCCGTGACGGTCGCCAAGGCGACGTTCACGGCACCGAAGCCCCGGATCAGCGGGACCGCGAAGGTCGGGGCGACGCTCACGGTGGCCCTGGGCTCCTGGAGCCCCGCGCCGTCGAAGGTCACCTACCGCTGGTTCGTCGGCGGCAAGCAGGTCGCGACCACCGCGAAGCTGCGGCTGACCACCGCCATGGCGGGCAAGGCGGTGACCGTCAAGGTCACCGGCACCCGCTCGGGCTACACCACCGCGACCGTCACCTCCTCGGCGGTCATGGTCAAGCGGTAGCCCGACGAGGACGGCCGGCGCGCGGAGGTGAGGGTCCGCGCGCCGGCCCCCGCACCCGCGCGCCGAGATCGTCACCCCCGCCCGAGAGCGCGGGCCTGAGCCGCGTTCTCGCACGGGGCTGACGACCTCGGCAAACGACAGCCCCGCGTCACCCCCCCACCCGGCCCGCCCCCGGGGCGCGCCGGCCCGACTCCACTGCGCCAGCTCCTCCTAGGCACTCGCGCCGAGGTCGTCAGCCCTGCTCGAGCGCGCGGGGCTGAGCCGCGTTCTCGCGCGGGAGTGACGAGTTCGGCGGGGGTGGTGGCGGGGTGAGGGGTGAGTGGGGGTCAGCTGGCGGTGCTGCTGCGGAGGGCGAGGCGGGTGGGGATGGTCTCCACGCCGTGGGCGGGGGTGCCCTCCATCGCCTCGAACAGGCGGGCGGCGGCGCGGCGGCCGAGCTCCTCGAGGTTCATGTCGACGCTCGTGAGCGGGGGCCGGGCGTTGCTGGCCAGGATCTCCCAGTTGTCGTGACCCATGACGGCGACGTCCTGGGGCACCTCGCGGCCGGACTCGCGCAGCGCGTCGAGGCAGCCGCGCGCGATCTGGTCGGACCCGCACAGGACGGCGTCGACGTCGGGGTGCTTGGCGAGGAGCCCGCGGGTGGCACCGCGGCCCCACTCCTCGGTCCACGCGCCGAAGAGCGCCTGGCCGCCCACGAGCTCGAGGCCCGCCGCGTCGAGCGCCTGGCGCGCGCCGGTGACGCGGTCCTTGGCGGCGCCGTAGCTCGAGTCGCCGGAGATGATCGCGACGCGGGTGCGACCGCACGCGAGCAGGTGCTCGACCGCGATCCGGCCGCCACCGACGTTGTCGGTGACGAGCGAGCAGTCCTGCGGGTCGTCGGACGGCGCGTACGCGTACACCACCGGCACGGGCAGCGTGCCCAGCGACGGCCGCGGGTCCGGCCGCGCGCCCACGATGATCAGCCCGTCGACGCGGCGGCCCAGGAGGGCCTGGATGTGGTGCTGCTCGCGGATCGAGTCGCCCCGCGCGTCGCACAGCAGGATCGAGACCTTGCCGGAGCCGAACGCGTCCTCGGCGCCCATGAGCGTCGGGATGGAGAACCGGCCCTCGAGGTCGTGGGTGACCAGACCGACCGTGCCGGAGCGCCCGGACAGCAGGCTGCGGGCGAGGCCGTTGGGGGAGAACGAGAGCTGCTCGGCGGCGGCCAGGACCTTGGCGCGCGTCTCCGCGCGCACCTGGGCGCGGCCGTTCAGGGCCTTGGACGCGGTCGCGATCGACACGCCGGCGAGGCGTGCCACGTCGGACAGCGTCGTCGTCCTGCGCCCCTGAAAGCCTTCGTCCCCGGCTTTCGACGATCGGGCGGCGCGGTCCCCCTCGACATGCTCGCTCATGGCCCGATCGTAGCCACATCCCGCGCGGAAGTGGGCCGAAACCCGTGATTGACGTCACGGCGTGGCCTCCGCTACTGTCCCAGAAAACCATTTCGTTGGTTTCGAACCACGCGTGGTGCAACCTCGCAGGACCCGGCTGCCGCAGCGGAGGGCCGGACAGCAGCTTCAACGTCGAATTGCTGAGGAGAGCAACATGAGGAAGGTCCACCCTCGCGGGCGTACGCGCCTGGTGGCGGGTCTGGCCGTGGCGGGCATCGCGCTCGCCGGTCTGACGGCATGCAGCGGTGACGACGAGGGCCCGAGCGACACCTCGTCGAACGGCGGCGCCTCGAGCGCCGAGGGTGTCGACGACGGCACCGAGCTGACCATGTGGACGCGCGCGCCGCTCGAGGCGCAGGCCACGCGCCTCGTCGAGGCGTACAACGCGAGCCACGACAACCAGGTCAAGCTCGAGATCGTCCCGAACGACGACATGGAGTCCAAGGTCGGCGGCGCGGCCGCCAACGAGGAGCTCCCCGACCTGCTCGCCGGCGACGTCGTCCGGGTGCCCTACTGGGTCGACAACGGCCTGTTCGCGGACATCACGGACCAAATCGACAGCCTGCCGTTCAAGGACGACATCTCGGGCGGGCACATCGACGCGGGCACGGTCGACGGCGCGATGCACACGCTGCCCTTCGTCCAGGACATCTCCGTGATGGTCTGGAACAAGGAGCTCTACAAGGAGGCGGGCCTCGACCCGGAGGCCGGACCCACGACGTTGGCCGAGTTCCAGGAGCAGGCCCAGGCCGTCGCCGACCTCAAGAAGGACGGCGTGTCCGGCACCTACTACGGCGGCAACTGCGGTGGCTGCCTGGTCTTCACCTGGTTCCCGACCATCTGGGCGTCGGGCGAGGAGGTCGTCTCCGAGGACGGCACGCAGTCGCTGCTCAACAGCGACGCCGCCAAGGCGGTGTACGAGACGTACGCAGGCCTCAACGAGTCGGGCGCCGTGGGCGCCGGCTCGAAGGAGGAGACCGGCGCGACCTGGGTGGCTCCCTTCCAGGGCGGCAACATCGGCGTGATGCCGTACCCGCAGACCGTGGTCCAGGCCGCGATCGACGCCGGCATCGACGTCGGCGTCGGCCCGATCCCCGGTGTCGACGGGGGGAACTCCACGTTCCTCGGCGGCGACGCGATGGGCATCTCCAAGGACTCGGACCACGTCGACCAGGCGTGGAACTTCCTGGCCTGGATGCTGTCCGACGACACGCAGCTGGACGTCGTCGCCAAGGCCGGTGACGTGGTCTCCCGCAACTCGCTGCTCGACAACGAGTACACCAAGGACGACCCGGCGGCGATGGTGGCCGCCGAGGCCATCCCGAACGGGCGCACCCCGGTGGCCCCGTACTTCGCCGAGGCGTTCAACGCCTCGGGCAGCCCGTGGGTGACCCTCGTGCGCAACGCGACGTTCGAGCGGACCGACACGGTCGACGCGGACAACGACGCGATCACGGCGATCCTCTCGCAGTGACGGACCGCGGGCGGCGGCAGAGGTGAGCCCTGCCGCCGCCCGCTCCACCCGCCGCGTCCGAATCCCTCCTTGCTCGGAGCAGCACCATGACCCTCACGCAGAACCCGCCGACGGCGGCAGGCACGCCCCGCGTGACCTCCCGCCGGTCGGCCCGGACCCGGCGCAGCCTGCGCGCCTGGGCCTACGCGAGCCCCACCGCGGCGCTCGTCCTCGTCTTCTTCGTCGTCCCCGTCGTCCTCGTGTTCTTCATGTCGGGGTCGGACTGGCCGCTGCTGGCCGGCAACAAGGGGTTCAACTTCCCCGACAACTACACGGACGTCGTCGACCAGCGCATGTTCTGGCCCGCGATCTGGTTCACGCTGAAGTACACCGTGATCGCGACCGTCCTGCTGATCGCGCTCGGCCTGGGCCTGGCGTTCCTGGTGCAGGAGGCGAGCCGCTGGCGGGCGTTCCTGCGCACGACCTTCCTGCTGCCGACCGCGCTCGGCCTGGCCTCGGCGTCGCTGCTGTTCTACGCGCTGTACTCCCCGCAGGTCGGCCCGATCGCGCCGCTGCTGGAGAAGCTCGGGCTCACCGAGGGCGTCGTCTCGCCGCTCGGCACGCCGTCCGGCGCGCTGTGGTCGACCGTCATCCTCATCGTCTGGCGGTTCGCCGGCTTCTACATGCTGCTGCTGCTCGTCGGGCTGCAGTCCATCCCCGGCGAGGTGTACGAGGCCGCGCGGATCGACGGCGCCTCGCGCTGGCAGATCTTCCGCGGGATCACCATCCCGCTGCTGCGCCCGTCCCTCGCGCTGTCGACGATCATGTGCGTCACGGGCTCGCTGCTGGCGTTCGACCAGTTCTACATCCTGACCAAGGGCGGGCCGGACGGGTCGACGATGACCGTCGTCCAGCTGGTCTACAGCCTCGCCTTCGAGTCCAAGCGCGACCTCGGCATGGCCGCCGCGCTCTCGGTGATCGTGCTGCTCGCCCTCGTCGTCATCAACGTCGTCCAGCTGCGCGCGCTGCGCGGCTCCGACGACGACGTGAAGAAGAAGGGGGCAGCGGCATGACCCGGTTCACCCAGGGCCTGACCCGCACACCGTTCTACGTGCTGACCGGCGGACTGGCGGTCATCTTCCTCTACCCGATCATCTGGACCGCGATCAGCTCGGTCTCCCCGCAGCCGGGCTCGGCGCAGGTGAACGGCTTCGGGTTCGGCAACTACGAGACGGTCCTGAACTACCAGGCCGGGCTGTGGACGTACCTCGGGAACTCGCTGGTGATCAGCGCGACCGCGGTCATCGCCACGCTCGTCGCGTCCACGCTGGGCGGCTACGCGTTCGCCCGGTTCACGTTCCCCGGCAAGAACGCGCTGTTCCTGCTGACGCTCGCGATCCTCATGGTCCCGTACGCGACCCTGCTGATCCCGCTGATGACCTGGCTCAAGACGATCGGGCTGAACAACACGCTCGTCGGCGTCGGCCTGGTGCTCGCGGTGTTCCAGCTCCCGTTCGCGACGTTCATGATGCGGATCTCCTTCGAGGCCGTGCCCAAGGAGATGGAGGAGGCCGCGCTGGTCGACGGCTGCGGCTCGTTCGGTGCGCTGCGCCGCGTGCTGCTGCACGCCGTGAAGCCCGGCCTCATCACCGTCGGCCTGTTCGCCTTCCTGGCGGCCTGGAACGACTTCATGGTCCCGCTGTTCCTGGTCGGCGGCGACAACGCGCCCCTCCCGCTGGCGATGGTGAACATGCGCCAGCAGGTCATGGGCGTCATCGACTACGGCGCCACCCAGGCCGGCGTGGTGATCCTCACCGTGCCGTGCGTCCTGCTGTTCCTGGTGCTCCAGCGCCACTACGTCAACGGATTCATGTCCGGGGCACTGAAGGGATGATCTCGATGCTGAGCAACGACACC is a genomic window of Cellulomonas fulva containing:
- a CDS encoding family 43 glycosylhydrolase — translated: MALPTWRRGSTAALTTLALVVTGALTAAPALAADPPAPTRTITSPGNPIIADGSLYTADAAPLVGADGRLYVYTGHDEAAPQQGGFVMHDYEILATDDVESGEWDVYEHAMDPGEVFDWTSGNAAYAGQATIGADGRYYWYAPVETTDTSMANRMAIGVAVSDSPVGPWEDAIGAPLVTWADVFGSSANGQEVIDPHVFTDVDGSVYLYWGSWSVARVTKLKTNMVERDGAISTISGLTSFYEAPWVFERGGTYYMLYDWKQGGSSCTPSNYQACIGYATASSPMGPWTYRGIILSGTSATTVHPSMIEHDGTWYITYHTKDAVGGGHFRRSVAIDQVQWDGTTILPVQQTRRDDPAYRLTTNVALGAQVSASFTEQPPMRTTAVNDGFRATTALLPPDQWGNYRGTTSSNETDWLSYQWQAPVRVDSVGIQFHQDSNWIRPPASWKLEYLDAAGDWQPVPGATYPTTVNTWLTVDFDAITTTALRATFAGRASGAYFNSVAVSEWEVYAVQPTAVAPISVSTTPGVAPELPPAARITVDGEELWAPVSWLAVDPADYATEGTFTVQGRALGYADALVEATVVVDEDATTTPPTDDEAPTVSISVSGTSGKDGWYSSNVTARVRAEDAVDYLTDVSTKVGDGAWTTTSGVRYADATITASGTTTISGKAEDSSGNTSAEVSRTVKIDKVAPVVTATLDADARTVTITATDALSGVDAIEYRFDGAGAWQTATAGTPVAAPDGLPHQLVHRVRDVAGNTVTGTTTIPLDEDAELTGNVAKYATASASFTAGWENVNGLNDGTNDLFEDAAAKYGSQWGTWPQVGEQTARLTWSFDVSVDSVGVWWFRDSPDTANAGMIPPSSWVLQYLDADGTTWREVTLDEGATYGRTGTGFDRVDFEPVTTRALRIVAQSWGSAEGGGSTGIREWQVVAAAGEEPVGVTPTAPTFTEALECVAGVPEAATVVVPDVEGVVYRVDGEVVTGSLEVPADASVTVTAEAAEGYELADGATAQWTHTFTAPDCPVELVEVTPVAPTAVAAVCVDGAPADGSVTVPEVEGVRYTVDGEEVTGDVPATVGTTVSVVARPLPGYVLAGDAQVVTYAFGFPAPDCTPAPEQVEVGTVTVSGSATVGSRLTVTTDGWGPDDVRLAYQWQADGAAIAGATGSSFTLTPAQLGATVTVRVTGYGDGLVGASALSAPVGPVAKGTFTTTQPRIAGSAKVGATVRVVVGSWTPAPTSRTYQWFANGAKVWGATGTTLTVAPALAGKKLTVRVTGSRDGFVTASATSAPVTVAKATFTAPKPRISGTAKVGATLTVALGSWSPAPSKVTYRWFVGGKQVATTAKLRLTTAMAGKAVTVKVTGTRSGYTTATVTSSAVMVKR
- a CDS encoding OmpL47-type beta-barrel domain-containing protein; its protein translation is MATCLVVPSAANAVPGDEVPQASLGYPAFTGSATPVPDTGVAYTPGGYLAKVFAADQAAGAGSAPGDDFWLDRMLARTGPMFDGTENAVAFTRGRTAFMKTHSPTGLGWRGDTAYIDTTGKGDAFAYTVKVDGVATTMQEQSAQRRQTPSYFRSVFTGGGITLTQTKFITDQNVMVADVTVTSAAAHTVTLTATSPHATRAEGDELVGTVSAYNDLTTIFPRLSGDGFTADGTSLVTTLDVAAGGTAATKLQLGMITDENPASATEYQQYREATPGEAYTTHVTAYNQWWVDNVPYLDTPEDNIDKTLFYRWWLMRYNFLDADIPGNDYQFPTSMEGVLGYNNAIVLTVGMFIDDLKYFRDPAYSYGPAVSVGETSKGGKFVDNPGDPANWSNSYTQYITEAAWRAYELHGGPGAIGETLGRHSQDDVEGLLEAYDGNDNGLIEYSWGAMTGNDADAVSFHWRPNAANMDRTESAYLYSNALAAANFYREAGDTEGAATMDALAQRVKDAVLEYLWEPARETPDQVGLYGNLLKHRMTADGALNPWKEINNYYPFSVGLMPKPGDADYDQPYVEALRLFADADQYPVFPFYTANQVDQADYGGPGSNNFSVINSTVWFRMLSSVLRDYPQDYVTPEMYKQLLYWNAWAHYQNGDNRLPNQNEFWSNGSAEDGGSIGYRSWIHHTILGATNFTVIEDSMGLRSRSDAKIELDPIDIDWPYFTADNIRYHDRDLAVVWDEDGTHYGDDVPAGYSVYLDGELAFTVSDLAHVLYDPATGDVQVLEGDATVVTANDEALATSSDIRYADDDRVVDLFAKAGTDITTATTGAADLARGADVTATYSASGRAASGAVDGSTANEPFWGTAGSPNATDQLVVDLGEEQAVDEVRLYFYKSSTTATVQGYALPQVYGLEYDDGGEWVPVDDQARTPAYVTANGNVVRFPSVTTSKVRLTVKHAAGARTGLKEIQVRSTGEEAPASTNVAPQVKAYLDTTFSQPSQARVIGTVSDDGLPSIDLTSRWSVVDAPEGGEAIFASPSSATTVVQFTAEGRYVLRLTVDDGELTTTKDVTVDATLGDTAKVNVALDATASASRVTGWNSVAAINDGNAPYPVSAESDAWGTWGTAATNNAYTATLTWDDPVRVDESRILFHSNGASDGVLPPASWKLEYLDGTTWRDVPNPSTYGTTAGVFNAVTHDPVTTTAIRATLVRRGASYPGIIEWQALAEAPTSVEDVAVRTTPGTAPELPEQVEIVYADGTRAQAPVSWQAVDPAQYAGEGSFTVLGFVDGTSQLARATVWVREVTAVQINTFDAVDVSTRRNVAPSLPARVVAVYNDGGQASLPVTWDAVDPADYATVGTFEVEGTVEGTDKRPVATVTVLATADQAPVVTIATDPAMPASTWFDGPVEVTVTATDDETADPAIEVQTGGDWTPYDGPVTVDAEGSTTVRARATDDDGLVSSVQTLVVNIDTVAPVVAAAFEPEARRLTLTATEGGSGLASVEYRVGEGAWRTYTGAVTLTDAATVTYRATDKAGNVSDEATTEVPEREPGQSVNVAPNATASVSGTTSWNRAAGVNDGVDTVPVTSQASAWGTFGITGATQWAQLTWDEPVTVDTSKVLFFDDGGGMEIPASWTLQYLDGEDWVDVPNPSGFTTTENEYDVVTHDPVTTTALRATLTKGASGYVGIVEWQVLDVAPSGVEVDVPTGPVLAGTGFPVTLVGGTPDTDYTVTLEPGGTALGTLTTDASGNGVLHTAALPERLEGGDYTVRLTAGSEVHEAALVVEAADLPPLPELVEAGTVTVTGTATVGSTLTATPAGWGPEGVEYAYQWFADGSIVAGATSATLPLKGAQAGATIVARVTGFADGMVSASVESAPVGPVAAGALKTGKVTVKGTAKVGVKLTATTSGWVKGTSLAYRWKVNGAVVPGATKAAFTPRPVDRGKKVVAQVRGSLPGYTTTAWVSSAATAKVATGTFRAPRPSITGTAKAGAVLKVKVGSWTPAPTTLRYRWSVNGTPVSWATKPSYTVRAADKGKKITVTVTGSRTGYTTRSATSSPVTVAR